Part of the Vigna radiata var. radiata cultivar VC1973A chromosome 11, Vradiata_ver6, whole genome shotgun sequence genome is shown below.
aaaagcaaagggTTAGGGTTAAGAATGACTTCTTCACAAAGTTGTTCTTCTTGTTTGAAGACATGGGGCAAAGGATTTTCACATTCCTCACATTGTTGTAACGAAAGTTGCCATAACTACAAGGAATGTTttgagaattttgaaaatttatgtgTTCTTCATGTAAAGGATGATTATCAGTTTCTACtgtaattaaaatgaacaatctGGGTTCGTGTAAAAAAGTTCGTTGTAGTCCCCCtaatggtttaaaaatgttaaatgtggTCCcccttttctttaaaaattgtgCAATGTGCTCCCTGANGTATATGNNTATCATACATATTAAGNATACCTAACagaatatattattagatatatgTTTATGTTGAACAAGAAGATGATAGTTTATGCCATTGAAGAAGCTGTCACAGACCTAAAAGCTTTATTAAAGTTTTCATGACTAGCTGAAGACTGGTTTCGTACTTCAATTTTCCTTNGTTGCTGATACTCTAGATGATACATGTGAGACTTCTTTGTTTAATGGATGTCTTTATTCTTAAATAGTGAAAGCCTCTTAGGATGTTTGCAGCAGCATAAAAAAGAGGAGAATTCCTTTTTCCTCGCAATCTTCAAGTACGAGAAAAACCTTCATTCAATCTCAATTTCCTTTTTCCTCAACCTCAATCACACAAACTGTacagaaaaccctaaaatcccaaatcaaaaaaatcacacaaaatgTACAGAAAACCTAAAATCCCAAATCAAAAAACCCCTAATCTGCAAAAACCCAAATCGCAGCATCACTCCACCATATTCGTTTTCTACACCTCGATACAACCTAGTCATTCATCACGAGAAGCACATAGGGGTTATCCCAACACCCCTCGAAACACCACCCTGTGATGAATGCGAAGCTCCTTTGCCCGTTGTCTTCGAGCAAGAATAACCACTTTGTGAAGAAGTCATTCCAAACCCTAGTCTTTTAACTTTCGAAAACTCTGGAGAAAATAACCAGAAACCCTAAccattgcttttaaaatttggaGCAATAACCATGAATCAGTACTGTAACATGATGATTTACTTAATTACACACCAAAAATTAcccctaattcattttttaattacacgtcacaattatttatttttttaaaagacaaaataatgCCACATTATCACATATTACACACTTGGCAGTTTTGCCGTTAGTCAAGTTAACGCCGTAACCAAAAAGggccactttgaacagtttttgcgaaatcTAGGACTAtagtaaacttaaaaaaaaaaaaaagaccactctaaacaaaccctcccaaataAGACACCGAaataggtattaagccttaaaaataatattttagattttctaAATTGTAAATAATACTAATAAGAAGGAAGAGAATTTGACATTTTCCTCTGTTCCTGATCCTGAATAGCATCTTCACTCTTTTATTGTACATGACGTCAGTATACTCCAAATTGGCAAACTAATTAAGGAAAAACCATGCTGGTTGTCGGTACCAAATTTGCATAGGCTGTTTAGATATAAAGTTTAGATACACATGTTATGGTATCCTTCTCTCTCATAATaagttattacaaaaataataaattgctTATGTACGTTTaattaggactaaattatattataaaatcatttatattgtatatgatgttttattatttattttttaatgcaaaatatatcataaatactTAAGTCGTTAGATATGTAAATTGTTAGACATTGAGGAATGAAATATAAAGTAGcacatgtaataaaatatttaagatgttttttttttaatgtaaagaaaaaaagcatgagaaatccatgtaaaacaagcatagaAATTATGATCATTATAATATGGCTACAATCGAAATTAATGATGTATATatccatataaaaaataaaaagggtttgGTTTATAAAATGGTATATAATATAGTACGGTTTGGATTACTTGCACCGGTGAAAAATGTGGATGTGGCAATCAAGAGAGCCATGAGTATTACGCCACATCACCCGGTTGcaacagaagaaaaatcatttcGCTGCACTAGATTTTTTGACcgacattttcttttttgtttacaCTGCACTCACTaaaaaatcgaaaaaaaaaaaaaaacattggaGGTGGAAACTGGATTCACCCCTCTTTCCCCACTCTGTCTCTCTCAGTCACTCACTGCTCCAGTTACAGTAAACAAAAGCGTGGCCgtttctttataaataagaatGCAGAGGTTAGCATTCAGATTCCCCAAattctcttcatcttcttcactctttttcttcctaGAAAGAGAGTGCTAGACTAGTAATTATATGTAAGTTATCAGTAGCAGCACTTCATAAAGCAGAGATTCTGCTTCAACTCTCATCATCTCAATTCTTTATCCCTTGTTATCGTAAACAACACATATCATATCACAATACCAGTTTCTATTTTCCATTTCCATAACCCACAGCTAACAAACAATGGCTCTGCTCTCATATACCTCACACCCTTCTCAAGCGCTCTTGGGCATCGCACTCTTCCTCGTCTTCAGAggtaaatttaatttcttttatcaaattaacaaaatggGTGTTGGAGAATCATACATGGGAATAACCAAACTATGCCCTCGTGTTTTCAAATGCAGGGGTTTCAGGGGCAACCTTTACTTTCGTCAACAAGTGCGATTACACGGTGTGGCCAGGGATTTTAGGCACGCCGGAACTCGCAACCACGGGCTTTGAACTCGCCAAGGGGGGTTCCAGAAGCTTCCAGGCTCCGACCGGTTGGTCCGGTAGATTCTGGGGCAGAACCGGTTGCCAGTTCGACAATTCCGGCCGCGGGACCTGCGCCACCGCCGACTGCGGTTCTGGAGAGGTCAACTGCAACGGCGCCGGAGCCTCCCCGCCGGCGACTCTCGCCGAGTTCACTCTCGGCACCGGTTCCATGGACTACTACGACGTGAGCCTCGTCGACGGCTATAATCTGCCGATGATGGTGGCGGCGAGAGGCGGGTCGGGGTCCTGCGCCACCACGGGGTGCGGCGAGGATCTCAATCGGCGTTGCCCATCGGAACTGAGGGTGGAGGGCGGCGACGCGTGTCAGAGCGCCTGCGGCGCGTTTGGGAAACCGGAGTATTGCTGCAACGGCGCGTTTGGTAACCCTTCGACTTGCAAGCCTTCTACTTACTCTGAAATTTTCAAGTCCGTATGTCCCAAAGCCTATAGTTACGCGTACGATGATGCCACCAGCACGTTCACGTGTTCCGGCGCCGACTACACAATAACATTTTGCCCCTCTTCTCCTAGGTAAACAAAGTAACaaaaacaaccttattttcGTTTAGTCCTCTGTTTTATGCTTCTTACTTATTGATTTGAATTCATGTAAGAGCATGATGGATGGTGATTGAGATTCGTTTTGCTGTTTTTGCAGTTTGAAGTCTTCTACAGATTCGAGTCCAAAGGGAACGGATTCTGAGTCTGGGAGTGTGACGGGGACAGGTTCGTCGGTGGAACAATCGGAATTGGCTTCTACTTCGTGGTTAGCCGACATGGCAACGGCGACAGGGGCCTCGACGCGAGCACGGCCTTTTGTGACTTCAAAGGTGTATTTTTGGGTGGTTGTTGTTTTCATTCTTTCACTTTTGGTGGGTCCCTCTCTCTCCTAGTGATCTATCTTCCTTCCCTTTCACAGAAACTCCATCCATACACATTTATCAGAAGAGAGTACTATGGTGATGGCTAAATTCTATTTGTGTAAATTGAAAAGTAATGGTATAAGAAGCGTTTCAATCATTTCTTGGgggttatttattattattccttTGATTAGGTTCCTCTAATTTCTTTAATCTTGGACCTTTGGAATTGGAGGGTAGGGTATAGAGAGAATTAATGATGAAAATCATGGTGTCACTCAAGTCCAGTTAGTGGATTTTGAGGCCCATCATCTACTTTTAAATAAGAATACAACAAAAATCTAATCAACCATACCACCCAagataactaaataaatataagagcAAACAAAATTGGTTCACTTACTTATTTCAAATGCTACCACCACATATGAATCCAATCTTTTCACGGAATATCCCATTCCTGCATATGATTTTTCTATGTATGCGTACGATGTAGATAAGCTTAGTGGAACTACACCATCATTTgcttatgtattttatatatattacacacaTTAGCAAGAGACTCACTTTTCAAATTATAGATATTACAATAAATCTCTTGCAACTTAAGAACCCTTCTAAAATGTAAGTTTGTTCGTGA
Proteins encoded:
- the LOC106776400 gene encoding thaumatin-like protein 1b; the encoded protein is MALLSYTSHPSQALLGIALFLVFRGVSGATFTFVNKCDYTVWPGILGTPELATTGFELAKGGSRSFQAPTGWSGRFWGRTGCQFDNSGRGTCATADCGSGEVNCNGAGASPPATLAEFTLGTGSMDYYDVSLVDGYNLPMMVAARGGSGSCATTGCGEDLNRRCPSELRVEGGDACQSACGAFGKPEYCCNGAFGNPSTCKPSTYSEIFKSVCPKAYSYAYDDATSTFTCSGADYTITFCPSSPSLKSSTDSSPKGTDSESGSVTGTGSSVEQSELASTSWLADMATATGASTRARPFVTSKVYFWVVVVFILSLLVGPSLS